The DNA sequence CGGGCCCGCCGACCTCCAGGACCTGTCGTGGCTCATCCTCATGGCCTTCGTCGCCTGGAACGCCCTGCGCGGCAAGATCGGCATCGCCGCCGGCGAGTTCCTGTTCTCGGCGGTCATGATCGGCCTGGCCGCGGTGCTCGTCGGCAACGAGGCGGGCTACATGAACGCCCTGTCCGACCGCATGGACGAGGTGTCCTCGGCGCTCATGAACGCCGCCGACCCCGAACAGACCGAGCCCCCGACCGGAGGCGACGGCACGGGTGGGACGCTGATCGCGCCCACCGTCAAGAAGCTCCAGCAGCAGGTCTTCGAGTACTTCGTCGTGGAGCCCTACGAGTACGTCAACTGGGGCGGCCCCGCCAACCTGCCGGGCGACTGCGGCACGCGCGCCGAGCGGATCAAGGCCGCCGGCCTCACCGACGACGGCGGCTGGTCGTGGCGCTACATGGACGACTCCGACGACGACTGCAGCGACGCCGTGGCCTTCAACAAGGCGCCGACCACCTACCGCTTCGTCGGTGCCCTGGTCACCACGGCGGTGTCCATCGGCGTGATGTTCACGCTCGGCCTGATCGCGATCTCGCTGATCCTCGGCAAGTTCCTGCTGGCGACGATGTTCGCCCTCGCGCCGTTCTCCGCGGCCTGCGCGGCCCTGCCCGGCACGGCGCGCCGCATGGCCTGGTCGTGGGTATCGAGCGTGATCCAGTGCGCCATCGCCGTGGTGCTGATGAGCTTCCTGCTGTCGATGATGCTCATCGCCACCGAGCGCATCCTCAACCTCACCGCCGAGACCGGCAAGGACAGCCTGCTGGAACGCTGGGGCCTGGTCCTCGGCGTGGTGGCGGGCGTGTTCATCGGCCGGAAGCGGCTGCTGGCGGCGTCGAAGAACATGGGCGAGCGGATGAACGACACGCTCACCCGGCTGTCGCCGGCGAGTGCCAACTGGGCGGGCGGCACGGGCGGCGGCTTCGACCTGAGCGCCGCCGACCGCGGCGCCATGGCGGCGGCCGCGGCTCCGGCCCGCTTCGCCCAGCGTCGCCTCGCCGAGCGCCGCCAGGCCCGACGTGCCTTCAAGAACCTGGAGCGCATGGAGCGCCGGCGTGAGGGCCCGCAAGTCCACGTCAGCTCCAGGACGGCGTCCCGCGGCGGCGGTGGCGGTGTTGGAGGAGGAGGAGGAGGCGGCGGGGGTGGCGGTCGTGGTGGCGGCGGCGGTCGTCCGCCCCGCTTCGCCGGGCTCCGGCGGGCCGGCGGCGCCATCGCCCGGAGCCGCACCGGCAGGGCCGTCGCCAGCAGCCGGGTCGGCCAGGGCGCCGCCAACGTGGGACGCTCGGTCGGCGGTACGTTCGCCGGTGCCGGGCGCGGCATCGCCAACGGTGCCCGGGGCCTCGGCGGGCGGATCCGCGGCGGGGTCAGCGCCGGTACCGGCCGCCTGGCCAGCAGCCGCCTCGGGCGGAGCGGCTTCGGCCAGGCCGTGGGCCGCGGGATGGGCGCCACCGGCCAGGGGGTGCGCAACGTCGGCGCCGACATGCGCGACATGGGCCGTCACGTGGGCGGCCGGACGATGGGCAACGTGCGGCACCCGGGCCCGTTCCCCCGAGGGGGCGGCGGGAGCGGGGGCGGAGCACCGTCGGGCCCGACGATCGTCCCCGGGACCGGCGGGCCTGGCGTGGCCGGCCGGACCCCTTCGGGCCTGATCGTGCCCGGGAGCGGCGGGGGCGGCGGCGGGGGCGGGGGCGTTCCCACGATCGGAGGAGGATCGGGCGGCGCGGCCGGGCCGGCCCCGTCCGGCCGTCAGGAGACGAGCGTCAGGACCGTCACCGAGATGCGCATGCCGCGGGTGAGCGACTGGAAGAACCCCGGCTACGCCGTGGCCCTGCGCCTGCGCCATCGCATGACGCTGCGGGGCCACCGGCGGACCGCGGAGCGGATGGGGCGCCGGAGCGAGAACTGGCCCTGATCGGGGTCCACGGGCACTCGGAAGGGGGTGAGCGATGGCGGTCCAGGCCGTGGTGATCGTGGTCCAGCGGGCCGGGCAGGTGGCCGCCCAGACCACCGCCCGGGTGGGCGCCGTGGCCGGTCGGGTCGTCGGCCGGGGTGCGGCGAAGGGTGCCCAGGCGGCGGGGAAGGCTGCCGGCAAGGGGGCTCAGGGGGCCGCCCGAGGTGCCGGCGCGGCCGGTCGGGGCGCCGCGTCGGCGGGCCGGGGCGCCGGTCAGGCGGCGCGGGCGGGGCGCCCGGGCACCAAGCCACCCACCGGCAGGCCGGGCAGCCGCGGCCCCGCCCGTGGCGGCCCCGGCGGGCCGCAGCAGCCCAAGACGCCGCTGAAGAAGGACGCCAAGGGCCTCCGCGGGCAGCTCGAGAAGGCCAAGCCCAACGTCAAGGCCCGCGCCAAGCGACGCCTCCAACGCAACCTCCGCGGACAGCTCAGAGACCAGCTCCGCGGCGGCAACGACAACAACAAG is a window from the Acidimicrobiales bacterium genome containing:
- a CDS encoding type IV secretion system protein — protein: MTTTARRRRRLGHWLVLTLLALGFFYAMGARAEAETIECDGWGWEIIDDDRDIELDDNSPDWFKEEARDEAGDGNCTLAEHLWPKTCEQMGEDYDDGVVPDACVGTYPGSNYNITYDGGGVLSFDRKIWGGITGIIFNIGKTAVQVGMWLISLAFNQKLREMSPFSEEIAARYNTQVVGPADLQDLSWLILMAFVAWNALRGKIGIAAGEFLFSAVMIGLAAVLVGNEAGYMNALSDRMDEVSSALMNAADPEQTEPPTGGDGTGGTLIAPTVKKLQQQVFEYFVVEPYEYVNWGGPANLPGDCGTRAERIKAAGLTDDGGWSWRYMDDSDDDCSDAVAFNKAPTTYRFVGALVTTAVSIGVMFTLGLIAISLILGKFLLATMFALAPFSAACAALPGTARRMAWSWVSSVIQCAIAVVLMSFLLSMMLIATERILNLTAETGKDSLLERWGLVLGVVAGVFIGRKRLLAASKNMGERMNDTLTRLSPASANWAGGTGGGFDLSAADRGAMAAAAAPARFAQRRLAERRQARRAFKNLERMERRREGPQVHVSSRTASRGGGGGVGGGGGGGGGGGRGGGGGRPPRFAGLRRAGGAIARSRTGRAVASSRVGQGAANVGRSVGGTFAGAGRGIANGARGLGGRIRGGVSAGTGRLASSRLGRSGFGQAVGRGMGATGQGVRNVGADMRDMGRHVGGRTMGNVRHPGPFPRGGGGSGGGAPSGPTIVPGTGGPGVAGRTPSGLIVPGSGGGGGGGGGVPTIGGGSGGAAGPAPSGRQETSVRTVTEMRMPRVSDWKNPGYAVALRLRHRMTLRGHRRTAERMGRRSENWP